The Acetivibrio cellulolyticus CD2 genome has a segment encoding these proteins:
- a CDS encoding glycine--tRNA ligase: protein MEFEKTMDKIVALAKNRGFVYPGSDIYGGLANAWDYGPLGVELKNNVKKAWWRKFVQESPYNVGVDCAILMNPQVWVASGHVGGFSDPLIDCKDCKTRHRADKMIEDWNAENNLDVRIDGWTNDQLIEYVKEKGVKCPNCGSANFTDIRKFNLMFKTFQGVTEDSKAEIFLRPETAQGIFVNFKNVQRTSRKKIPFGIGQIGKSFRNEITPGNFTFRTREFEQMELEFFCEPGKDLEWFDYWKNYCFNWLLNLGINQDSLKMRDHEKEELSHYSNATTDIEFKFPFGWGELWGIADRTDFDLKQHMTHSKDDLSYFDPTTNEKYVPYCIEPSLGADRVTLAFLCDAYDEEEVAEGDVRVVLHFHPAIAPVKIAILPLSKKLGDDAYKVYEALTKKYVCEYDETGSIGKRYRRQDEIGTPYCITFDFDSLEDKSVTIRDRDNMQQVRVKIEDLDNYFEGKFEF, encoded by the coding sequence ATGGAATTTGAAAAGACTATGGACAAGATAGTCGCACTTGCGAAAAATAGAGGTTTCGTATATCCGGGATCAGACATATATGGAGGACTTGCAAATGCTTGGGATTACGGTCCTTTGGGGGTTGAACTCAAGAATAATGTAAAAAAGGCATGGTGGAGAAAATTCGTGCAGGAAAGTCCATATAATGTTGGTGTTGACTGTGCTATTCTTATGAATCCACAGGTGTGGGTTGCATCAGGACACGTTGGAGGCTTCAGTGATCCGTTAATTGACTGTAAGGACTGTAAGACACGTCACAGGGCTGACAAAATGATAGAGGATTGGAATGCTGAAAACAATCTGGATGTTAGGATTGATGGCTGGACAAACGATCAGCTTATTGAATATGTAAAGGAAAAAGGAGTAAAATGTCCTAATTGCGGATCTGCTAACTTTACCGATATCAGAAAGTTCAATCTTATGTTTAAGACTTTTCAAGGAGTTACAGAGGACTCAAAGGCGGAGATATTCTTAAGGCCTGAAACAGCTCAAGGAATATTTGTTAATTTCAAAAACGTTCAAAGAACTTCAAGAAAGAAGATACCATTTGGAATCGGACAGATAGGTAAGTCCTTCAGAAACGAAATTACTCCTGGTAACTTTACATTCAGGACTCGTGAATTTGAACAGATGGAACTTGAATTTTTCTGTGAACCCGGAAAAGATCTTGAGTGGTTTGATTACTGGAAAAACTATTGCTTTAACTGGCTCTTAAACCTTGGAATAAACCAAGACAGCTTGAAGATGCGTGATCATGAGAAGGAAGAGCTTTCACACTATAGTAATGCAACAACAGATATTGAATTCAAATTCCCATTCGGTTGGGGAGAACTTTGGGGTATTGCAGATAGGACTGACTTTGACTTGAAGCAGCATATGACGCATTCAAAAGATGATTTGTCATATTTTGATCCTACTACGAATGAAAAGTACGTTCCATACTGTATTGAGCCTTCACTTGGTGCTGACAGGGTTACACTTGCGTTCTTGTGTGATGCTTATGATGAAGAAGAGGTAGCAGAAGGTGATGTTAGGGTTGTTCTGCATTTCCATCCTGCAATTGCACCTGTTAAGATAGCTATACTTCCGCTTTCCAAAAAGCTTGGTGATGATGCATACAAGGTATATGAAGCGCTTACCAAAAAGTATGTATGTGAATATGATGAAACCGGAAGTATAGGAAAAAGGTATAGAAGACAGGACGAAATCGGAACTCCTTACTGCATAACATTTGATTTTGACTCACTTGAGGATAAGAGTGTTACAATCAGGGATAGGGATAATATGCAGCAGGTTAGAGTAAAGATTGAGGATTTGGATAATTACTTTGAAGGTAAGTTTGAATTTTAG
- the coaBC gene encoding bifunctional phosphopantothenoylcysteine decarboxylase/phosphopantothenate--cysteine ligase CoaBC, with translation MLEGKTVVVGVCGGIAAYKVVEVVSRLKKLNADVNVIMTENAAKFVTPLTFRSIAHNPVITDMFDEPKEWDIQHISLATKADVIVVAPATANIIGKVANGIADDMLSTTIMASKAPVVFVPAMNTNMYENPIVQDNIKKLSERGYIFLETETGRMACGTVGRGRLPEPSAIVESVSELVCSKCDLKDLKVLITAGPTQEPIDPVRFISNKSSGKMGYAIAAQASKRGAKVKIISGPVNLKTPCGVEVIGVKTAHEMFSEVMKSYEDFDVLIMVAAVADYKCANTSDKKIKKKDDNLTIELVKNPDIAKELGKVKGNRILVGFSAETNDLINNACEKLTSKNLDLIIANDVTQEGAGFETDTNIIKIIKRDGNILDFPIMSKTEVGDRILDEVLALLRKDYY, from the coding sequence ATGTTAGAGGGCAAAACAGTTGTAGTAGGTGTTTGTGGCGGCATAGCAGCATATAAAGTGGTTGAAGTAGTTAGCAGGCTAAAAAAGCTTAATGCGGATGTTAATGTAATTATGACCGAAAATGCTGCTAAGTTTGTTACTCCACTGACCTTCAGGTCAATTGCACATAATCCTGTTATAACAGATATGTTTGATGAGCCGAAGGAGTGGGATATACAGCATATATCACTAGCTACAAAAGCTGATGTTATAGTGGTTGCTCCTGCTACTGCAAACATAATTGGAAAAGTTGCAAACGGTATTGCCGACGACATGCTTTCAACTACAATAATGGCTTCAAAAGCTCCTGTAGTTTTTGTGCCGGCAATGAATACCAATATGTATGAAAATCCAATTGTTCAAGATAATATAAAAAAACTTTCTGAACGTGGATATATATTCTTAGAAACTGAAACCGGACGTATGGCATGCGGAACTGTAGGAAGGGGACGATTGCCTGAACCGTCGGCTATTGTGGAAAGTGTCAGCGAACTTGTTTGCAGTAAGTGTGATCTAAAAGATTTAAAAGTTTTGATAACTGCAGGACCTACGCAGGAACCTATAGACCCTGTAAGGTTTATTTCCAACAAATCGTCTGGGAAAATGGGATATGCTATTGCAGCACAGGCAAGTAAAAGGGGTGCTAAGGTCAAGATTATATCAGGCCCGGTTAATCTTAAGACTCCATGTGGAGTTGAGGTCATCGGAGTAAAAACTGCTCATGAAATGTTTAGTGAAGTGATGAAAAGCTATGAGGACTTTGATGTATTAATTATGGTTGCAGCTGTAGCAGATTACAAATGTGCTAATACATCAGATAAGAAGATTAAAAAGAAAGATGACAATTTGACTATAGAATTAGTTAAAAACCCTGACATAGCGAAAGAACTTGGAAAAGTGAAAGGAAACAGGATATTGGTAGGGTTTAGTGCGGAAACTAATGATCTTATCAATAATGCCTGTGAAAAGCTTACTTCAAAGAATTTGGATTTGATAATCGCTAATGATGTTACACAGGAAGGTGCAGGGTTTGAAACTGATACAAATATAATAAAGATCATAAAAAGAGACGGAAATATACTGGATTTTCCTATAATGAGTAAAACAGAAGTTGGGGATAGGATTTTAGATGAAGTGTTAGCTTTGTTGCGAAAAGATTATTATTGA
- the rpoZ gene encoding DNA-directed RNA polymerase subunit omega codes for MKDNNVKKQSMIDPGISSLLNRVDSRYTLVVAAAKRARQITEGAHKLTECESEKPVTIAINEIDEQKITYIRTKSGIK; via the coding sequence ATGAAAGATAATAATGTAAAGAAACAGTCAATGATTGATCCCGGTATAAGTTCATTGCTAAATAGGGTAGACAGCAGATATACATTGGTTGTAGCGGCAGCTAAAAGAGCAAGACAAATTACAGAAGGCGCACATAAGCTTACAGAATGTGAGTCTGAAAAACCGGTAACTATTGCAATTAATGAAATTGATGAGCAGAAGATTACATATATCAGGACAAAGAGCGGAATAAAGTAA
- the gmk gene encoding guanylate kinase, whose product MFREGLLVVVSGPSGTGKGTLLSNIKEREKNIRFSVSATTRSPRSGEIDGVNYFFKTHEEFDSMIKNNELVEWVKYCDNFYGTPKKCIEDTIKSGFDCLLEIEVEGALNIKKIYPDCVSIFILPPSFEELRRRIEARGTEKAEVIDKRMDKAIKEMNYVDRYDYVVVNDRIEEAVSSISSILTSEKLKFERNINILESIGIENRSFA is encoded by the coding sequence ATGTTCCGTGAGGGACTTTTAGTGGTAGTTTCAGGCCCATCAGGCACTGGTAAGGGCACACTTCTTAGCAATATAAAAGAAAGAGAAAAAAATATAAGGTTTTCTGTTTCTGCGACGACAAGGAGTCCAAGAAGTGGCGAGATAGATGGAGTAAATTACTTTTTTAAAACACATGAAGAATTTGACAGCATGATTAAAAACAATGAGCTGGTAGAATGGGTAAAATATTGTGATAATTTTTATGGTACACCCAAAAAGTGTATTGAGGACACTATAAAATCAGGGTTTGACTGTTTACTGGAGATTGAGGTTGAAGGTGCATTGAACATTAAAAAGATTTACCCTGATTGTGTATCAATATTTATTCTGCCACCATCCTTTGAAGAGTTAAGAAGAAGGATAGAAGCCAGAGGTACGGAAAAAGCTGAAGTTATAGATAAGCGTATGGATAAGGCTATAAAAGAAATGAACTATGTAGACAGATATGACTATGTTGTTGTGAACGATAGGATTGAAGAGGCTGTAAGTAGCATTAGCAGTATACTAACCTCAGAAAAACTTAAGTTCGAAAGGAACATAAATATACTTGAGAGTATTGGAATAGAAAATAGGAGTTTTGCTTAG
- the remA gene encoding extracellular matrix/biofilm regulator RemA, which yields MKLINIGFGNIVSASRLVAIVSPESAPIKRIIQEARERGMLVDATYGRRTRAVIITDSDHIILSAVQPETVAHRLNSKETEVVVEEEELEE from the coding sequence ATGAAGTTAATAAACATTGGATTTGGGAATATTGTATCCGCTAGCAGGCTTGTTGCTATAGTCAGTCCTGAGTCCGCACCTATAAAGAGAATAATTCAGGAAGCAAGAGAGCGCGGAATGCTGGTTGATGCAACCTATGGGAGAAGGACAAGAGCAGTAATAATTACTGATAGTGATCATATAATATTATCTGCTGTACAGCCTGAAACAGTAGCTCATAGATTAAACAGCAAGGAAACTGAAGTAGTTGTTGAAGAGGAAGAATTGGAAGAATAG
- a CDS encoding YicC/YloC family endoribonuclease produces MIRSMTGFGRGKSQADGMECLVEIKTVNHRYSDIYIKIPRQISFLEDKVREVVSKAVSRGKADVYVSFDDFSEDSRSIMIDEGLAKTYIDTVRLLKDKYDLQDDISVSLIAKFPDVLKVEKVEQDEEKMWKLISEALDGAVDSLINMRQIEGEGLKNCILERTDYIENIVKEISIRAPEVVKEYKCKLENRIKELLDQQIIDENRIATEVAIFADRCSIDEELVRLTSHIGQLRETLKIGQSVGRKLDFLIQEMNREINTIGSKANDLNITKFVVDIKSELEKIREQIQNIE; encoded by the coding sequence ATGATAAGAAGTATGACAGGGTTTGGCAGGGGGAAGTCACAGGCTGATGGGATGGAATGCCTGGTAGAAATAAAAACTGTAAATCATAGATATAGTGATATTTATATTAAGATTCCAAGGCAGATTTCATTTCTTGAGGACAAGGTAAGAGAAGTGGTAAGTAAAGCCGTATCACGTGGTAAAGCAGATGTTTATGTCAGTTTTGATGACTTCAGCGAAGATTCCAGAAGTATAATGATTGATGAAGGGCTTGCAAAGACCTATATTGATACAGTGAGGCTTTTGAAAGATAAATACGATCTTCAGGACGATATATCCGTTTCCCTTATTGCTAAATTTCCTGATGTATTGAAGGTTGAGAAAGTTGAGCAGGACGAGGAAAAAATGTGGAAGCTCATAAGTGAAGCTTTAGATGGTGCTGTTGATTCCTTAATCAATATGAGGCAGATCGAGGGAGAAGGTTTAAAAAACTGTATTCTGGAGAGAACTGATTATATCGAGAATATTGTTAAAGAAATTAGTATAAGAGCTCCTGAAGTTGTAAAAGAATATAAGTGTAAATTAGAAAACAGAATTAAAGAATTGCTTGATCAGCAGATTATTGATGAAAACAGGATAGCGACAGAAGTAGCAATATTTGCAGACAGGTGCAGTATTGATGAGGAGCTGGTAAGACTTACAAGTCATATCGGCCAGCTAAGGGAGACATTGAAAATCGGGCAGTCTGTTGGAAGAAAACTTGATTTTTTAATCCAAGAGATGAATAGAGAAATAAACACCATTGGTTCAAAGGCCAATGATTTAAATATAACAAAATTTGTTGTTGATATTAAGAGTGAATTGGAGAAAATAAGAGAACAGATACAAAATATCGAATAA
- a CDS encoding RICIN domain-containing protein → MIVPNSLSLAAEGTLTNGTQFKDTSGNIIHAHGGGLIKYGGYYYWYGEYRDSSNYFLGVRCYRSADLVNWEYRGEVLSPNSASELAKCNIERPKVMYNASTNEFIMWMHWENGINYAQARAAVAYCKTPDGKYTYSGSFRPLASTGVTDHGLQGYMSRDCNVFVDTDGKGYFISTANENMDLHVYELTSDYKSIASLKAKLFVGQQREAPCLVKRNNYYYLITSGCTGWDPNQGKYAYSQSLDSGWSSLYNLGNSTTYNSQPAFIIPVQSSTGTEYLYTGDRWAGAWDGKVNDSQYVWLPLEFRSDTSLQLPFYNSIKINAAEGKITENIPDTTKYKIVNKNSGKVLDSRDGTQAAQLVQWTDNTSASQSWYLVDTGSGYKKIVSSASGLVLDVKDSSTSDGGAIIQWYSNGGTNQQWQFIDIGDGYYKIKNCSSGKLLDVTKWSTDDGGLIQQWSDASGANQNWQLVRLTDITTPTPTKTSTQTPIVTSTPTKTTQTVVKGDVDGNGTANSIDFGYMRMYLLGSIKQFPTSDPNVGYQGADIDGNGSFNSIDFGYMRQLLLGMRTF, encoded by the coding sequence ATGATTGTTCCGAATTCATTGTCTTTAGCAGCAGAAGGTACATTGACAAATGGAACACAATTTAAAGACACGTCAGGAAACATAATACATGCTCATGGTGGTGGATTAATTAAATATGGAGGTTATTACTATTGGTATGGGGAATATCGTGATAGTTCAAATTACTTTTTGGGAGTCAGATGTTACCGATCAGCAGACCTTGTAAACTGGGAATACAGAGGCGAAGTATTGTCTCCAAATTCGGCATCAGAACTTGCAAAGTGTAATATTGAAAGACCAAAGGTTATGTATAATGCATCTACAAATGAATTTATTATGTGGATGCACTGGGAGAATGGAATTAATTATGCTCAGGCAAGGGCTGCAGTTGCTTATTGCAAAACTCCCGACGGCAAATATACATATAGTGGAAGCTTCAGACCGTTGGCATCTACAGGCGTGACAGATCATGGACTCCAGGGATATATGTCAAGGGATTGCAATGTATTTGTTGACACAGATGGTAAAGGTTATTTTATTTCTACGGCAAATGAAAACATGGATTTGCACGTGTATGAATTGACTTCTGACTATAAAAGCATAGCATCTCTTAAAGCAAAGTTGTTTGTAGGTCAACAGAGAGAGGCGCCATGCCTTGTTAAAAGAAACAACTATTATTACCTTATTACCTCGGGTTGTACAGGTTGGGATCCAAACCAGGGAAAATATGCTTATTCACAGAGCTTGGACAGCGGGTGGTCTTCACTTTATAACCTGGGAAATTCTACTACATATAACTCCCAACCGGCATTTATAATACCTGTTCAGAGCTCTACGGGAACAGAATATCTCTATACCGGAGACAGGTGGGCAGGAGCTTGGGATGGCAAAGTAAATGATTCGCAATATGTATGGCTTCCTTTAGAATTCAGATCAGATACAAGCTTGCAACTACCATTTTATAACTCTATAAAAATAAATGCTGCTGAAGGGAAAATTACTGAAAACATACCTGATACAACAAAGTATAAAATAGTGAATAAAAATAGTGGAAAGGTGCTTGATTCCAGGGATGGAACTCAAGCAGCACAGCTTGTTCAATGGACCGACAATACTAGTGCCAGCCAGAGTTGGTATCTAGTTGATACGGGCAGCGGTTATAAAAAGATAGTTAGTTCAGCTAGTGGACTGGTTTTGGATGTTAAAGATAGTTCTACTTCAGATGGTGGTGCAATTATTCAATGGTATAGTAATGGAGGTACAAATCAGCAATGGCAATTTATAGATATTGGAGATGGGTATTACAAAATTAAAAATTGCAGTAGTGGAAAGCTGCTCGATGTCACAAAATGGTCGACTGATGATGGCGGACTTATTCAACAGTGGTCCGATGCCTCAGGTGCAAATCAAAATTGGCAACTTGTTCGGTTAACTGATATTACAACACCTACACCAACTAAAACATCAACTCAAACACCAATAGTTACGTCAACACCTACAAAGACAACCCAAACAGTTGTAAAAGGGGATGTTGATGGCAACGGAACAGCAAATTCAATAGATTTTGGTTATATGAGAATGTATTTGCTTGGTTCAATAAAACAGTTTCCAACGTCAGATCCCAATGTTGGATATCAGGGAGCCGATATTGACGGTAACGGTTCATTCAATTCAATTGACTTTGGATATATGAGACAATTGCTATTGGGAATGAGGACATTTTAA
- a CDS encoding response regulator yields the protein MRKLTFVVVDDAIFMRTLLKKMIEEYDGYTVVGEGSNGYDAIDLAKLHQPDIMTLDITMPELDGIKAVSDILKFSPETRIIMVSAMGQQSMVIEAIKLGAKDFVVKPFEKSRVMQAIKNVLVE from the coding sequence ATGAGAAAGCTTACGTTTGTTGTAGTAGACGATGCAATTTTTATGCGTACGCTGTTAAAGAAGATGATTGAAGAGTATGATGGGTATACAGTTGTAGGTGAAGGCTCAAACGGATATGATGCAATTGATCTGGCTAAGTTGCATCAACCAGACATCATGACTCTGGATATTACTATGCCTGAACTTGACGGAATAAAAGCAGTAAGCGATATTCTTAAATTCAGCCCTGAAACCAGAATAATCATGGTTTCAGCTATGGGACAACAGTCAATGGTTATAGAAGCTATTAAACTTGGTGCAAAAGATTTTGTTGTAAAGCCTTTTGAAAAGTCAAGAGTTATGCAGGCCATTAAAAATGTTCTGGTTGAATAA
- a CDS encoding 16S rRNA (uracil(1498)-N(3))-methyltransferase has protein sequence MPRFFINSKDVFDDNINITGEDYNHIKKVLRLKCEEIVTLSDGIGNEYVAEIKDFGDGFVHTKVIESYKNTTEPPIKVTLYQGLPKSDKMDFIIQKSVELGISRIVPVLTERTVVRLDSEKDAAKKCERWNRISQEAAKQCNRGIIPKIEVPISFKEAIKKVHDVPLSLIPYEKESKNSLKQILKSVGDISEVSVFIGPEGGFTEQEIEEAVNCGLSSVTLGPRILRTETAGITVLTILMYELGDVG, from the coding sequence ATGCCTAGATTCTTTATAAACTCAAAAGATGTTTTTGACGATAATATAAATATTACAGGTGAAGACTATAATCACATTAAAAAAGTGTTGAGGCTAAAGTGTGAAGAAATTGTCACGCTCAGCGACGGAATAGGAAATGAGTATGTAGCAGAAATTAAGGATTTTGGCGATGGTTTTGTGCATACAAAGGTTATTGAGTCGTATAAAAACACAACTGAGCCTCCGATTAAAGTTACCCTGTATCAAGGTTTACCTAAATCAGATAAAATGGATTTCATTATTCAGAAAAGTGTTGAACTTGGAATAAGCAGAATAGTTCCGGTTCTTACTGAAAGGACTGTAGTAAGACTGGATAGTGAAAAAGATGCAGCGAAAAAGTGTGAACGATGGAACCGTATTTCACAGGAAGCAGCTAAACAATGTAACAGGGGCATTATACCCAAAATAGAAGTTCCCATAAGTTTTAAAGAGGCGATAAAGAAAGTGCATGATGTGCCGTTATCATTGATACCTTATGAAAAGGAGTCAAAAAACTCTTTAAAACAAATTCTTAAAAGCGTTGGAGATATAAGCGAAGTCTCAGTTTTTATCGGACCGGAAGGCGGATTTACAGAGCAAGAAATAGAGGAGGCAGTTAATTGTGGGCTTTCTTCTGTTACACTTGGGCCAAGAATACTGAGAACTGAAACTGCTGGAATTACTGTTTTAACAATACTCATGTATGAATTGGGAGATGTGGGTTAA
- the prmA gene encoding 50S ribosomal protein L11 methyltransferase: MIWHEVRIKTTEEAYDAVTEMLTSIGAGGVAIEDPNDIISELSKPDSLDYADEEFLSSLEEAVTIKAYFSEEKNISELTSLIEEKLKFISQFLNVGEGFVGTSQVDDEDWSTSWKKYYKPLNLTDKLVIKPSWESYEKKNDEIVVEMDPGMAFGTGTHETTQMCSILLEKYVKPGDKVIDLGCGTGILSIIAAKLGAEAVTAVDIDEVAVKVAKENCAINGVDGKVSAFRGVIDDLKKEKADIIVANIIANVIIDISSKIPSYLKKDGLFVTSGIIKERSQEVLEAYTKLGFKCEQFEELGEWVAIVFRCLDSL; this comes from the coding sequence ATGATTTGGCATGAAGTAAGGATAAAGACAACTGAGGAAGCATACGATGCAGTTACGGAGATGCTTACATCCATAGGTGCAGGTGGAGTTGCTATTGAAGACCCCAATGATATAATAAGTGAATTGTCAAAACCTGATTCGTTGGACTATGCTGATGAAGAATTCTTAAGCAGTCTGGAAGAGGCAGTTACAATAAAGGCGTACTTTTCAGAAGAAAAAAATATTTCCGAACTTACGTCACTAATTGAGGAAAAACTTAAGTTTATCAGTCAGTTTCTGAATGTAGGTGAAGGGTTTGTAGGGACATCACAGGTGGATGATGAAGATTGGAGTACATCCTGGAAAAAATATTACAAACCACTTAATTTAACTGATAAATTGGTTATAAAGCCCTCGTGGGAAAGCTACGAAAAAAAGAACGACGAAATAGTTGTAGAGATGGACCCGGGAATGGCTTTTGGAACAGGAACGCATGAGACTACACAAATGTGTTCTATCTTGTTGGAGAAGTATGTGAAGCCGGGAGATAAAGTAATAGACCTGGGATGCGGTACAGGTATACTTTCAATAATAGCTGCCAAATTGGGTGCAGAAGCTGTTACAGCGGTTGATATTGATGAAGTGGCAGTAAAAGTTGCCAAGGAAAACTGTGCTATAAATGGCGTAGATGGTAAAGTTTCGGCTTTTAGAGGGGTTATTGATGATCTCAAAAAGGAAAAAGCGGATATTATTGTTGCGAATATTATTGCAAATGTTATAATTGATATATCAAGCAAAATTCCTTCATATTTAAAGAAAGATGGTCTGTTTGTTACTTCAGGTATTATAAAGGAAAGAAGTCAGGAAGTTCTTGAAGCCTACACAAAGCTGGGTTTTAAATGCGAGCAATTTGAAGAACTTGGGGAATGGGTGGCGATTGTATTTAGATGCCTAGATTCTTTATAA
- the dnaJ gene encoding molecular chaperone DnaJ: MANKRDYYEVLGVDKSASDADIKKAYRKMAKQYHPDMNPGNKEAEAKFKEANEAYEVLSDSQKRAQYDQFGHAGFEQGGFGGGFNGDFGDFGGFGDIFETIFGGSGFGGRSSSTKARRGPQKGADLKTSVDISFEEAAFGVEKEISINRMEVCEKCEGSGAKPGTQPSTCQHCNGTGQIQYKQRTPFGQFVNIKTCDVCHGEGKVITSPCEACNGKGRIRKPKKMKVNIPAGIDDGQTISLRGEGEPGSKGGPGGDLYISIRVKPHAIFQRQGNDVVCEMPITFVQAALGTELEVPTLDGKVKYTVPEGTQTGSVFRLKGKGIPFLRGNGRGDQYVKVQVEVPTKLNDKQKSILKDFAELSGDEVHEQRKSFFEKVKDAFGM, from the coding sequence GTGGCTAATAAGAGAGACTATTATGAAGTCCTCGGTGTTGACAAAAGTGCATCCGATGCTGATATAAAAAAGGCTTACAGGAAAATGGCAAAACAATATCACCCTGATATGAATCCGGGAAATAAAGAAGCTGAGGCTAAGTTTAAGGAAGCAAATGAGGCTTATGAGGTTTTGAGTGATTCCCAAAAGAGAGCACAGTATGATCAGTTCGGTCATGCGGGCTTTGAACAGGGAGGCTTTGGCGGCGGTTTCAATGGTGATTTTGGTGATTTTGGTGGCTTTGGAGATATATTTGAGACGATCTTTGGTGGCTCAGGTTTTGGAGGAAGATCTTCTTCAACGAAAGCCCGTAGAGGACCTCAAAAAGGAGCTGACTTAAAAACTTCTGTAGATATCAGTTTTGAGGAAGCGGCTTTTGGGGTTGAAAAGGAGATCTCGATAAATAGGATGGAGGTCTGCGAAAAGTGTGAAGGATCAGGGGCAAAACCTGGAACTCAACCATCGACATGTCAGCATTGTAATGGAACGGGACAGATTCAGTATAAACAGAGAACGCCTTTTGGACAATTTGTGAATATAAAGACTTGTGATGTTTGCCACGGAGAGGGTAAAGTGATAACAAGCCCTTGTGAGGCATGTAATGGTAAAGGCAGGATACGAAAACCAAAGAAAATGAAAGTTAATATCCCTGCAGGAATTGATGACGGACAGACAATATCCTTAAGAGGAGAAGGAGAGCCCGGATCAAAAGGTGGTCCTGGAGGAGATCTCTATATTTCCATAAGGGTAAAGCCCCATGCTATTTTTCAGAGACAGGGTAATGATGTCGTTTGCGAGATGCCGATAACCTTTGTGCAAGCAGCATTAGGTACTGAATTGGAGGTTCCTACACTTGATGGAAAGGTGAAATATACTGTGCCAGAAGGTACTCAAACAGGATCGGTTTTCAGGCTTAAGGGTAAAGGTATTCCTTTCTTGAGAGGAAATGGCCGCGGGGATCAGTATGTAAAGGTACAGGTTGAAGTGCCAACGAAGCTTAACGACAAACAAAAATCTATTCTAAAAGATTTTGCTGAATTAAGTGGGGATGAAGTGCATGAACAGAGGAAGTCTTTTTTTGAAAAAGTAAAGGATGCCTTTGGAATGTAA